Genomic window (Chondrocystis sp. NIES-4102):
TTGAAGATCCAGGCTGGACAGCAGGTAATTGTATTTCCTTAAACCCTGTTTGTGGGCCCGAATCCATTAAACGTAAATCATGGGAAATTTTGACTAAATCCTGGGCAAGATTACGTAAACTCCCTGAAACGTTAACAAAGGGACTCATACTCTGCATTGCTGCCATAAGATGGGGAGCAGGTTGCAAAGGTTTATTGATGTATTCACCGAGTAATTCTGCCACGCGAGAACGATATTTTGGATGGGTATTTAATCCTGTGCCTGTAGCACTACCCCCTAAGCCTAATTTATAGAGATCCTGGGCTGATGTTTCAATCCTTTGTAGATGATCGATTAAAATTTGTGACCAAGCTCTAAATCCTTCCCCTAAACGTACAGGTACAGCATCCTGCATATGGGTACGACCAGATTTTACTATATCTTGAAATTCTAAGGCTTTGGCTTGTAAGGTCGCGATCGCGTTATTTAACGCAGGGTAGAGAGTCTTATCTAAGGCTAATAATGCACCGATTCTAATGGCAGTGGGAATTACATCGTTAGTAGATTGACCATAGTTTACATGATCGTTAGGGCTGATTTTTTGATAATTACCTTTTTCATCCCCCAATATTTCTAAAGCACGATTAGCTAAAACCTCATTAATATTCATATGATGAGATGTCCCAGCCCCAGCCTGATAAACATCAACGACAAATTGATCCCGTAATTTACCTGCTAAAATTTCTTCTGTCGCCTGCACAATTGCTTGACTTACTTGAGCATCAATACACCCTAATTCAGCATTGGTGATCGCTGTGGCTTTTTTGATTAATACACAAGCATCTACATAGGTGGGTAAGGGCTTAATACCACTAATTGGAAAGTTTTCTGTAGCTCTTAATGTCTGAATACCATAATATACATTGCTGGGAATCTCTTTTGACCCCATTGAGTCTTGTTCGATGCGATAGTTATTAGTCATCTTTGATAAGCTACAGATATTTTTTTTCCAGAAATCAAGATACTATAGTCTCGATTTTATTGCACGCCAGTTTTAATATTTGGAAGACATAAGTAAGCTTTTAGTTTTTAGCTTTTAGCTTTGACGCTCAGCTAATCCGTACTTGGTAGCTTTTGGCTTCTTAGCTTTGGGCTTATCACTGATAATTACTACTAAACTCCTAATTTACATTGTCCCCTTGTGGGATTACTTATAATTCCTTACTTCAGGCTCTTTATTTACTACTATCCAACCCCCCACTACCTAATACCTACTACCCCCTACCTACTACCTACTACCCAAACCCCCACTACCTATATCCTGACGATCCACAATCAAT
Coding sequences:
- the aspA gene encoding aspartate ammonia-lyase; translated protein: MTNNYRIEQDSMGSKEIPSNVYYGIQTLRATENFPISGIKPLPTYVDACVLIKKATAITNAELGCIDAQVSQAIVQATEEILAGKLRDQFVVDVYQAGAGTSHHMNINEVLANRALEILGDEKGNYQKISPNDHVNYGQSTNDVIPTAIRIGALLALDKTLYPALNNAIATLQAKALEFQDIVKSGRTHMQDAVPVRLGEGFRAWSQILIDHLQRIETSAQDLYKLGLGGSATGTGLNTHPKYRSRVAELLGEYINKPLQPAPHLMAAMQSMSPFVNVSGSLRNLAQDLVKISHDLRLMDSGPQTGFKEIQLPAVQPGSSIMPGKYNPVMAEMTSMVCFQVMGYDTAIALAAQAGQLELNVMMPLIAYDLIHSIEILGNTIDSLSQRCLAGITARRDRCLAYAETSLALVTALNTHIGYLKAAEVAKKSLETGKSLRAIVLEEELMSESQLATVLDLEKMSKIPE